The Actinomyces sp. oral taxon 414 genome has a segment encoding these proteins:
- a CDS encoding eIF2A-related protein, with protein sequence MSTASSTPRRRPLSAAAVRRGLDEITGLTGAQSRQAYAIADMIGSDGTASTASVLALFEGKDPRGALRQFKSRFNKVSGDELKFAFDGRKKDGVWFTGTDPLAQELSERSEAQVGRHSRDETVEAYVVENDPYAPDVRIHISFSQNDGKLANDMAELIEQQMRVLLREKADLTVTRSDDIPTGEDREKTLDRWVREANIAVVLLSPGYLNEPAERDRVASHFPHPVIVKLKDPPEGALPIPFDGHDIVAPRTVQETRGSSRSEIAQIAAVHIHRILCNEIDDPGGIVRPDSFAQRLFEHARLSNEMAFVSSHAQVGSFEEAADRGDSTEFARTAIVSRNATPAMDRLIEWANNREEKAPGLCALLGDLGTGKTTTSILLTRELLARRKDGQDVPLPIYFDLRDLDVDRLPDFGLRSMLEQMLRQSSPTPIDVDRALEIISAERCLVVFDGLDEVLVHLEEGAGQRLTRGLLQTLTLAAPENNSGIRLMLTCRSQYFRSVREEFAFFSGQNRERVRSEDYLVLTMLPFNEDQILEYLERNVPGFDPHRLLDTIRSVHDLRSLAQQPVLLAMIREVLPDVEAALADGHRFRSVDLYERFVNRWLERDDGKHTLLPEHKCRLMSRLAREVWVSGRRTWSAEWMEKWLLVFLNKHPEMELDYSSRMPTQWKQDFRTATFLSRRGNDFAFAHSSLLEYFLARSMADALLADDEGESLTAWNIPRPSQESLNFFGEILDGLNDVDCQRALKRLAEVAHSGSPRARAAVLAYVLLAGSKKFPIISTQALNLSSTDLRHWELGTEAEPLDLTGVPFTEARLDDAVLTRVRLDRTDAAGVSFLRARLTKCSLIKTSLESCNLSGTIFRQCNLTDIDIRGATFHRTQLLFSHPIIESDGVLIAPAPAPVGNTPRILTTYPGLNMVNCAAWSPDGTRFLTTDDNGVRTWDATTGETTQTLTTDTDWTNSAAWSPDGTRILTTGRGGVHMWNATTGETTQTLTTNSTFSAAWSPDGTHILTTGRGGVRTWDTATGETTQTLTTDTDWTNSAAWSPDGTRILTTGRGGVHMWDATTGETTQTLTTNSTFSAAWSPDGTRILTTDDNGVRTWDATTGETTQTLTTNSTFSAAWSPDGTHILTTGLLGVHMWDATTGRTTQTLTTDTDWTNSAAWSPDGTHILTTGRGGVRTWDTATGETTQTLTTDTDWTNSAAWSPDGTHILTTGLLGVHMWDATTGETTQTLTTNSTFSAAWSPDGTRILTTDDNGVRTWDATTGETTQTLTTNSTFSAAWSPDGTHILTTGLLGVHMWDATTGETTQTLTTNLTFSAAWSPDGTHILTTGPHGVHMWDATTGETTQTLTTNSTFSAAWSPDGTRFLTTDDNGVRTWDTATGETTQTLTTDTDWTNSAAWSPDGTRILTTGPHGVHMWDAATGETTQTLTTNSTFSAAWSPDGTHILTTGRGGVHMWDAATGRPFGIRIDLLPKGALLVRDATTLEIIGASPNAWRWLGYEVMVDGQMTRLPAEINGPLPPLLRADS encoded by the coding sequence GTGAGCACTGCATCCTCCACGCCCCGCCGACGACCACTGTCAGCAGCGGCCGTGCGGCGCGGCCTTGACGAGATCACTGGTCTGACAGGAGCACAATCCAGACAGGCGTATGCCATCGCCGATATGATCGGATCTGATGGCACGGCATCGACCGCCAGTGTGCTTGCACTCTTCGAAGGCAAAGACCCGCGCGGAGCTCTGCGTCAGTTCAAAAGTCGTTTCAATAAGGTCTCCGGGGATGAACTGAAGTTCGCCTTCGATGGACGGAAGAAGGACGGCGTCTGGTTCACCGGGACCGACCCCCTCGCCCAGGAGCTATCTGAGCGCTCCGAGGCCCAGGTCGGCCGCCACTCCCGGGACGAGACGGTCGAGGCCTATGTCGTCGAGAACGATCCCTACGCGCCCGACGTGAGAATCCATATCAGTTTCAGCCAGAATGACGGCAAGCTGGCCAATGATATGGCTGAATTGATAGAACAGCAGATGCGCGTCCTTCTGAGAGAGAAGGCGGATCTGACCGTAACACGCTCCGACGACATCCCCACGGGGGAGGACAGAGAGAAAACCCTCGATCGCTGGGTGAGAGAAGCGAATATTGCAGTCGTCCTCCTCAGTCCGGGCTACCTCAATGAACCCGCGGAGCGCGATCGGGTTGCCTCACACTTTCCCCACCCGGTAATTGTCAAACTCAAGGACCCGCCTGAAGGTGCCTTACCTATCCCGTTCGATGGGCACGACATAGTTGCACCGCGTACTGTCCAAGAAACTCGGGGAAGTTCGCGCAGCGAAATTGCCCAGATTGCGGCAGTGCACATTCACCGGATCTTGTGCAATGAAATCGACGATCCTGGCGGAATCGTGCGTCCGGACTCATTCGCCCAAAGGCTTTTCGAACATGCCCGCCTCAGCAATGAAATGGCCTTCGTGTCCTCGCATGCCCAGGTGGGATCATTCGAGGAGGCCGCCGATCGGGGCGATTCGACTGAGTTCGCACGGACCGCCATAGTATCGCGCAATGCGACCCCCGCCATGGACCGCCTTATTGAATGGGCCAACAATCGAGAAGAGAAGGCCCCTGGTCTGTGCGCTCTCCTGGGTGATCTCGGTACGGGGAAGACGACAACATCCATTCTTCTCACCCGTGAGCTCCTTGCACGACGTAAGGACGGGCAGGACGTTCCTCTGCCCATCTACTTCGATTTGCGAGATCTGGATGTCGACCGACTGCCCGATTTCGGTCTACGTTCCATGCTGGAACAGATGCTCCGTCAGAGCTCACCGACTCCAATCGATGTGGACCGTGCACTTGAAATTATCTCCGCCGAGAGGTGCCTTGTCGTATTCGACGGCCTGGATGAGGTTCTCGTCCACCTAGAAGAGGGCGCAGGACAGAGACTAACGCGCGGACTGCTTCAAACTCTCACCCTCGCTGCTCCTGAAAATAACTCCGGCATCCGACTCATGCTCACCTGCCGGAGTCAGTATTTCCGTTCCGTCAGAGAAGAATTCGCCTTCTTCTCGGGACAGAATCGGGAGCGCGTCCGCAGCGAGGACTATTTGGTACTCACCATGCTGCCCTTCAATGAGGATCAGATCTTGGAGTACTTGGAGCGCAATGTCCCGGGATTCGACCCTCACCGTCTACTTGATACCATCCGTTCCGTCCACGACCTGCGCTCCCTCGCCCAGCAGCCCGTCCTTCTCGCCATGATCCGTGAGGTGCTTCCCGATGTGGAAGCGGCTCTGGCGGACGGACATCGTTTCCGCTCGGTGGATTTGTACGAGCGCTTCGTCAACCGTTGGCTGGAAAGAGATGATGGTAAGCACACGCTTCTCCCTGAGCACAAGTGCCGACTCATGTCCCGACTCGCTCGCGAGGTCTGGGTGTCGGGACGACGCACATGGTCGGCCGAGTGGATGGAGAAATGGCTCCTGGTCTTCCTCAACAAGCACCCGGAGATGGAACTCGATTACTCTTCGCGCATGCCAACTCAATGGAAACAGGACTTTCGCACCGCCACCTTCCTGTCCCGGCGCGGGAACGACTTCGCCTTCGCTCACTCCTCACTCCTGGAGTACTTTCTCGCCAGATCAATGGCAGACGCCCTCCTCGCCGATGACGAGGGCGAGTCTCTTACCGCATGGAATATTCCCCGTCCGAGCCAAGAGTCCCTTAATTTTTTTGGGGAGATCCTCGATGGACTCAACGATGTCGATTGTCAACGAGCTCTCAAACGACTCGCCGAGGTTGCGCACTCAGGAAGCCCGCGGGCTCGCGCGGCGGTGCTCGCCTATGTTCTTCTCGCCGGATCTAAGAAATTTCCCATCATTTCAACACAAGCCCTTAATCTGTCAAGCACTGATCTGCGTCACTGGGAATTGGGGACGGAGGCAGAACCTCTCGATCTCACTGGAGTTCCATTCACCGAAGCACGTCTCGACGATGCGGTGCTCACCCGCGTTCGTCTTGATCGCACCGATGCAGCTGGCGTCTCGTTTCTGCGAGCTCGCCTTACAAAATGCTCACTCATTAAGACGTCCCTGGAAAGTTGCAACCTATCCGGAACGATATTTCGTCAGTGCAATCTCACAGATATCGACATCAGGGGAGCCACATTCCATCGGACCCAGCTTCTGTTCAGTCATCCGATCATCGAAAGTGATGGGGTACTCATTGCACCGGCTCCTGCTCCTGTAGGGAATACTCCACGGATACTCACAACCTATCCGGGTCTGAACATGGTTAATTGTGCCGCTTGGAGCCCCGACGGAACCCGCTTTCTCACCACAGACGACAACGGCGTCCGCACGTGGGACGCCACTACCGGCGAAACCACCCAGACCCTCACCACCGACACCGACTGGACGAACTCGGCCGCCTGGAGCCCCGACGGAACCCGCATCCTCACCACAGGACGTGGTGGCGTCCACATGTGGAACGCCACCACCGGCGAAACCACCCAGACCCTCACCACCAACTCGACTTTCTCGGCCGCCTGGAGCCCCGACGGAACCCACATCCTCACCACAGGACGTGGTGGCGTCCGCACGTGGGACACCGCCACCGGCGAAACCACCCAGACCCTCACCACCGACACCGACTGGACGAACTCGGCCGCCTGGAGCCCCGACGGAACCCGCATCCTCACCACAGGACGTGGTGGCGTCCACATGTGGGACGCCACCACCGGCGAAACCACCCAGACCCTCACCACCAACTCGACTTTCTCGGCCGCCTGGAGCCCCGACGGAACCCGCATCCTCACCACAGACGACAACGGCGTCCGCACGTGGGACGCCACTACCGGCGAAACCACCCAGACCCTCACCACCAACTCGACTTTCTCGGCCGCCTGGAGCCCCGACGGAACCCACATCCTCACCACAGGCCTCCTTGGCGTCCACATGTGGGACGCCACCACCGGCCGAACCACCCAGACCCTCACCACCGACACCGACTGGACGAACTCGGCCGCCTGGAGCCCCGACGGAACCCACATCCTCACCACAGGACGTGGTGGCGTCCGCACGTGGGACACCGCCACCGGCGAAACCACCCAGACCCTCACCACCGACACCGACTGGACGAACTCGGCCGCCTGGAGCCCCGACGGAACCCACATCCTCACCACAGGCCTCCTTGGCGTCCACATGTGGGACGCCACCACCGGCGAAACCACCCAGACCCTCACCACCAACTCGACTTTCTCGGCCGCCTGGAGCCCCGACGGAACCCGCATCCTCACCACAGACGACAACGGCGTCCGCACGTGGGACGCCACTACCGGCGAAACCACCCAGACCCTCACCACCAACTCGACTTTCTCGGCCGCCTGGAGCCCCGACGGAACCCACATCCTCACCACAGGCCTCCTTGGCGTCCACATGTGGGACGCCACCACCGGCGAAACCACCCAGACCCTCACCACCAACTTGACTTTCTCGGCCGCCTGGAGCCCCGACGGAACCCACATCCTCACCACAGGCCCCCATGGCGTCCACATGTGGGACGCCACCACCGGCGAAACCACCCAGACCCTCACCACCAACTCGACTTTCTCGGCCGCCTGGAGCCCCGACGGAACCCGCTTTCTCACCACAGACGACAACGGCGTCCGCACGTGGGACACCGCCACCGGCGAAACCACCCAGACCCTCACCACCGACACCGACTGGACGAACTCGGCCGCCTGGAGCCCCGACGGAACCCGCATCCTCACCACAGGCCCCCATGGCGTCCACATGTGGGACGCCGCCACCGGCGAAACCACCCAGACCCTCACCACCAACTCGACTTTCTCGGCCGCCTGGAGCCCCGACGGAACCCACATCCTCACCACAGGACGTGGTGGCGTCCACATGTGGGACGCCGCCACCGGCCGACCTTTTGGCATTCGCATCGATCTGCTGCCCAAAGGCGCCCTTCTTGTACGCGATGCCACGACCCTAGAGATTATCGGCGCGAGCCCCAATGCCTGGCGATGGCTCGGCTACGAGGTCATGGTGGACGGGCAAATGACACGGCTTCCCGCAGAAATCAATGGCCCGCTGCCGCCACTGCTTCGCGCCGACTCCTGA
- a CDS encoding toll/interleukin-1 receptor domain-containing protein, giving the protein MSTVKLFLSWAHADQALKEDLVSRLTPRLKNVKKHNFDWWEDSLIISGEEWEEEIYSRFDEGDYVVQLVSHSFLASDFIRDHEIPGIGKTPRKPILPLMLKNVPLNGDYEFHGIDKHQIFFLRGSNGKPRVYGDLRRDAQKDRFANEFVNTIIRRVDKRGGYR; this is encoded by the coding sequence ATGTCCACCGTCAAGCTCTTCCTGTCCTGGGCGCACGCGGACCAGGCCCTCAAGGAGGATCTGGTCTCCCGCCTCACTCCCCGCCTGAAGAACGTCAAAAAACACAACTTCGACTGGTGGGAAGACTCTCTCATTATTTCCGGCGAGGAGTGGGAGGAGGAGATCTACTCGAGGTTCGACGAGGGAGACTATGTCGTCCAACTCGTGAGTCACTCATTTCTTGCATCCGACTTCATCCGCGACCACGAGATCCCCGGTATCGGTAAGACTCCGCGCAAGCCGATCCTGCCGCTCATGCTCAAGAATGTCCCCCTCAATGGCGACTACGAGTTCCACGGTATAGACAAACATCAAATTTTCTTCCTCCGCGGATCGAACGGCAAACCCAGAGTCTATGGGGATCTCAGAAGAGACGCTCAAAAAGATCGCTTCGCCAATGAGTTCGTCAATACCATCATCCGACGTGTGGACAAGCGCGGTGGGTACCGGTGA
- a CDS encoding helix-turn-helix domain-containing protein — translation MDAVKNFSELGARIRQVRLGAGLDQTSLARSCHLERTALSRIESGERKVSALELARIAEALRVTLGDLILLPLADVRAARPPVDEDSRPEEREIFRAGLDLDRAWRDLCRLRDDGLLEPVDLGMGGGGVDSPEQARALAREVRGFLDVGDAPLGAMTDVAAELGLWCRTTTARIDGLSLTPQPGLGVAVIGEGLEPGRRRAAAAHEIGHHVAGDAYEASGHYAVPREAEERIDAFAAELLLPQAVVGRLRNPSRDELIELAADYRVSWSLLIATAEQAGVDLKRADAYLNPVDDDFYRVVGARPEEDLRAPGLPRAWIMACARARNEQRVTPRRASELTLGVLSGGESR, via the coding sequence ATGGATGCGGTCAAGAACTTCAGCGAACTCGGTGCGCGGATCCGGCAGGTGCGACTGGGGGCCGGGCTCGACCAGACCTCGCTGGCCCGGAGCTGCCACCTGGAGCGGACCGCGCTCTCGCGCATCGAGTCGGGCGAGCGGAAGGTCTCCGCCCTGGAGCTCGCGAGGATCGCCGAGGCCCTCCGCGTCACCCTGGGCGACCTCATCCTGCTCCCGCTCGCGGATGTGCGCGCCGCCCGACCCCCCGTGGACGAGGATTCCAGGCCCGAGGAGCGCGAGATCTTCAGGGCCGGCCTCGACCTCGACCGCGCGTGGCGGGACCTGTGCCGACTCCGCGATGACGGGTTGCTGGAGCCGGTCGACCTGGGCATGGGCGGCGGAGGCGTCGACTCCCCCGAACAGGCACGGGCCCTGGCCCGCGAGGTCCGGGGATTCCTCGACGTCGGGGACGCCCCCCTGGGGGCGATGACGGATGTGGCCGCCGAGCTCGGACTGTGGTGCCGTACGACGACGGCCCGGATCGACGGCCTGTCCCTGACCCCACAGCCCGGGCTGGGCGTGGCCGTGATCGGCGAGGGCCTGGAACCGGGCCGGCGCCGCGCCGCCGCGGCCCATGAGATCGGGCACCACGTCGCCGGGGACGCCTACGAGGCCTCGGGCCACTACGCGGTCCCGCGCGAGGCGGAGGAGAGGATCGACGCCTTCGCCGCCGAGCTGCTCCTTCCCCAGGCCGTCGTAGGGCGGCTGCGCAATCCCTCCAGGGACGAGCTCATCGAGTTGGCGGCGGACTACCGCGTCTCCTGGTCGCTCCTGATCGCCACCGCCGAGCAGGCGGGCGTCGACCTGAAGCGGGCGGACGCGTACCTGAACCCCGTCGACGACGACTTCTACCGGGTCGTGGGTGCCAGGCCGGAGGAGGACCTCCGAGCTCCTGGCCTGCCCCGCGCATGGATCATGGCCTGCGCCCGGGCCAGGAACGAACAGCGGGTGACGCCCCGGCGGGCCTCGGAGCTGACGCTCGGAGTGCTCTCGGGCGGTGAGTCCCGATGA